Proteins from a single region of Struthio camelus isolate bStrCam1 chromosome W, bStrCam1.hap1, whole genome shotgun sequence:
- the LOC138064334 gene encoding cyclin-O-like, protein MVTSAGGGGGRRGASPGRRGGGGCPRPPAKRRRRRAAAAAVVATAGDGPLELQAFREYGESWYRSRKGLESRFQPREPLARQPQVTAEARCRLVSWLIPVHRHFGLSFEALCLAVNILDRFLATTPVAADCFQLLGVTALLIACKQVEVHPPRVKELLALCCDAFTRQQLCNLECIVLHKLQFSLAAPTISFFLEHFTQVRIAARGADAAEANDARSLARGVAELSLADYAFTKYAPSLLAICTLGLADRLLQHHTPLDLHISGYPEGLLRDCMDELQLLVSLNGESLPHVLPPGISERCPRLRGGA, encoded by the exons atggTCAcctcggcgggcggcggcggcgggcggcgcggcgcctccccggggcggcggggcggcggcggctgcccgcggcccccggccaagcggcggcggcggcgggcggctgcggcggcggtggtggccaCGGCGGGGGACGGCCCGCTGGAGCTGCAGGCTTTCCGCGAGTACGGCGAGAGCTGGTACCGCTCCCGCAAGGGGCTGGAGAGCCGCTTCCAGCCGCGGGAGCCGCTCGCCCGGCAGCCGCAg GTGACGGCGGAGGCGCGCTGCAGGCTCGTCAGCTGGCTCATCCCCGTGCACCGGCACTTCGGCCTCTCCTTCGAGGCCCTCTGCCTCGCCGTCAACATCCTCGACCGCTTCCTCGCCACCACGCCCGTGGCCGCCGACTGCTTCCAGCTCCTGGGGGTGACGGCGCTCCTCATCGCCTGCAAGCAG GTGGAGGTGCACCCGCCCAGGGTGAAGGAGCTCCTCGCCCTCTGCTGCGATGCCTTCACCCGCCAGCAGCTCTGCAACCTCGAGTGCATCGTGCTGCACAAGCTGCAGTTCAGCCTGGCGGCGCCCACCATCAGCTTCTTCCTGGAGCACTTCACGCAGGTGCGCATCGCCGCCCGCGGCGCCGACGCGGCGGAGGCCAACGACGCCCGCAGCCTGGCCCGGGGCGTAGCCGAGCTCAGCCTGGCCGACTACGCCTTCACCAAGTACGCCCCGTCCCTGCTGGCCATCTGCACCCTGGGGCTGGCCGACCggctgctgcagcaccacacGCCCCTGGACCTGCACATCAGCGGCTACCcggaggggctgctgcgggactGCATGGACGAGCTGCAGCTCCTGGTGTCGCTGAACGGGGAGTCCCTGCCCCATGTGCTGCCCCCCGGCATCTCCGAGAGGTGCCCGCGGCTGCGAGGCGGCGCCtga
- the LOC138064117 gene encoding multicilin-like, whose translation MPPPLASADFDFSLGEDVAFSPCAPQLESSALPQLPLQSLPSPKLYWRDIANQHEKALGDALEENSQLRETLARRQEELTLLRESNVQLKELASQARQLAAVLDRLVQPQCPDGAALPPPPATATAVPGSWGAPPERREEPAGVDTMLRQVSDKCRAALRSLGHGPEPKRPRRAPELHGAFHGLCTGHAAPRPGGDVPEEGGCLHTALGQAGSIRTLAFPQGSAFSLRTAGGGYRFRWVPR comes from the exons ATGCCACCGCCGCTGGCCTCCGCTGACTTTGATTTCTCACTTGGCGAGGATGTGGCCTTCAGCCCCTGTGCCCcgcagctggagagcagcgctCTGCCgcagctgcccctgcaaagcTTGCCTTCCCCCAAACTGTACTGGAGGGACATAGCGAACCAGCATGAGAAAGCGCTGGGAGATGCCCTGGAAGAAAATAGCCAG CTCCGGGAGACGCTCGCGCGGAGGCAGGAAGAGCTCACGTTGCTGAGGGAGAGCAACGtgcagctgaaggagctggcgagccaggccaggcagctggctgcCGTGCTTGAC AGGCTGGTGCAGCCGCAgtgccccgacggggcggcccttcctcctcctcctgccactgCCACCGCCGTGCCGGGGAGCTGGGGCGCCCCGCCGGAGCGGCGCGAGGAGCCCGCCGGGGTGGACACCATGCTGCGCCAGGTGTCGGACAAGTGCCGCGCCGCCCTGCGCAGCCTCGGCCACGGCCCGGAGCCCaagcggccgcggcgggccccgGAGCTGCACGGCGCCTTCCACGGGCTGTGCACCGGCcacgccgccccgcgccccggcggcgaCGTGCCGGAGGAGGGCGGCTGCCTGCACACGGCGCTGGGGCAGGCGGGCAGCATCCGCACGCTGGCCTTCCCGCAGGGCAGCGCCTTCAGCCTGCGCACGGCCGGCGGCGGCTACCGCTTCCGCTGGGTGCCGCGCtga